In Desulfomonile tiedjei, the following proteins share a genomic window:
- a CDS encoding pyruvate synthase subunit beta, with protein sequence MATKAVRELPREEFIMPGTRSCAACGLMLTYRHALKALNHKKTIVAVPASCMTVLHGVYPITPVKVICINNPFAATGASASGLVAGLRAVGKEDYTVVAFAGDGGTYDIGIQALSGAFERGTNFIYVCYDNEGYMNTGTQRSSASPTGAITSTTPILAKLQQKKDMIGIVEAHGIPYVATASPAFPLDLYDKFRAAKDITGSRYIEVHAPCPPGWGFPNKDLIKMGKLAVETGIHVLFEIRDGNFKLTSRSLALAEKGRKKTVADYVKGQTRFKKISGEQIRALQEWTDRRWEEFLVRHEKRR encoded by the coding sequence ATGGCCACCAAGGCAGTCAGAGAACTACCCAGAGAAGAATTCATTATGCCGGGCACACGTTCCTGCGCGGCTTGCGGATTGATGTTGACTTATCGCCACGCATTGAAAGCTCTGAACCACAAGAAGACGATCGTCGCTGTCCCGGCGAGCTGCATGACGGTCCTCCACGGGGTCTATCCCATTACTCCCGTAAAGGTCATCTGCATAAACAACCCATTTGCGGCCACGGGGGCCTCGGCCTCCGGACTGGTTGCCGGTTTGAGGGCCGTAGGTAAAGAGGACTACACCGTTGTGGCATTCGCGGGAGACGGCGGAACGTACGATATCGGCATACAGGCACTTTCGGGGGCCTTCGAGCGCGGCACTAATTTCATCTACGTCTGTTACGACAACGAAGGGTACATGAATACCGGAACGCAGCGCTCCAGCGCCAGCCCGACAGGGGCCATCACCTCCACCACGCCGATATTGGCCAAGCTACAGCAGAAGAAGGACATGATTGGAATCGTGGAGGCTCACGGCATTCCCTATGTTGCCACAGCGTCGCCTGCATTTCCTCTGGACCTGTACGACAAGTTCCGTGCGGCCAAAGACATTACCGGCTCGCGTTACATAGAAGTCCACGCACCCTGCCCTCCCGGCTGGGGATTCCCGAACAAGGACCTCATCAAAATGGGAAAACTCGCGGTAGAGACAGGCATTCACGTCCTATTCGAGATCAGGGATGGCAATTTCAAGCTCACCTCCCGATCGTTGGCTTTAGCTGAGAAGGGCAGGAAGAAAACAGTCGCTGATTACGTCAAAGGCCAGACACGTTTCAAAAAGATCTCGGGCGAACAAATCCGGGCGCTTCAGGAATGGACTGACCGGCGCTGGGAAGAATTCCTCGTGCGGCACGAGAAACGCCGATAA
- a CDS encoding pyruvate ferredoxin oxidoreductase, producing MNNVRIITANTAAAIAAALCRVQVIAAYPITPQTPVTEELAEMVEKGELKAEYLTVESEHSAMASVIAASQVGARVFTATSANGLLYMHEMLHWAAGSRVPVVMACVNRGVGAPWTILNDQQDSISQRDTGWIQLYCRNSQEVLDTLVQAFRIAERSLLPVMVCYDGFVLSHASTPVEIPSQEEVDRLLPPYSTAMGISEGDFMNLNPLILSEPRQDSEGHLKPGYMDLRYRLQEDLLAAMETIQATDREFESIVGRGWGGLIWEYRMDDAEHALVSMGSLASESTLAADEMRKQGLRTGVVGVRAYRPFPSEALARALSGVATATVFEKDVSYGYSGALATDLKATLFDKGLRPRFHSYVAGLGGRDVRPEQLVQAAMEIITGTPGRGWIDVHG from the coding sequence ATGAATAATGTCAGAATCATTACGGCCAATACTGCTGCGGCAATTGCCGCAGCCCTGTGCCGCGTGCAGGTGATAGCTGCCTACCCGATTACACCGCAGACGCCGGTCACAGAAGAGTTGGCCGAAATGGTGGAAAAGGGAGAACTCAAAGCGGAGTACCTGACCGTAGAAAGTGAGCATTCAGCGATGGCCTCCGTCATCGCGGCGTCACAAGTGGGGGCCAGAGTTTTCACCGCAACGAGTGCCAATGGTCTTCTGTACATGCACGAAATGCTTCACTGGGCAGCGGGAAGCCGTGTCCCGGTGGTCATGGCCTGCGTTAACCGGGGAGTCGGGGCTCCGTGGACGATCCTGAACGATCAGCAAGACTCGATATCTCAGCGGGACACCGGTTGGATTCAGCTATACTGCCGGAACAGCCAGGAGGTCCTGGATACCCTTGTCCAGGCTTTCAGGATAGCAGAGCGATCGCTTCTACCTGTTATGGTTTGCTACGACGGATTCGTTCTTTCACATGCGAGCACCCCGGTAGAGATACCTTCACAGGAAGAAGTGGATCGACTGCTGCCGCCCTACTCGACAGCTATGGGAATCTCGGAGGGGGACTTCATGAACCTCAATCCCCTGATATTGAGCGAACCGCGCCAGGACTCGGAAGGCCATCTGAAACCGGGATACATGGACCTGCGATATCGCTTGCAGGAGGATTTGCTTGCCGCCATGGAGACAATACAAGCCACGGACAGGGAATTCGAGTCGATCGTGGGCCGGGGATGGGGAGGCCTCATCTGGGAGTACCGTATGGATGACGCGGAACACGCTTTGGTCAGCATGGGCTCGCTGGCCTCGGAGTCCACGCTCGCCGCGGACGAGATGAGGAAACAAGGCCTGAGAACCGGCGTTGTGGGAGTGAGAGCGTATCGGCCTTTCCCATCTGAGGCCTTGGCGAGAGCACTCTCCGGAGTGGCGACGGCAACGGTCTTTGAGAAGGATGTGAGCTACGGTTACAGCGGTGCGCTCGCAACGGACCTGAAGGCGACCCTGTTCGACAAAGGTCTGCGTCCCCGGTTCCACAGCTACGTTGCAGGACTGGGCGGACGCGACGTCAGACCCGAACAGTTGGTCCAAGCGGCAATGGAGATTATTACGGGGACTCCGGGACGGGGTTGGATAGACGTTCATGGGTGA
- a CDS encoding 4Fe-4S binding protein has translation MTEKIEKTTVAASQPAAGEAGRTGDWRSQTPIIDQEKCSQKDSCLLCWLYCPDGVITREFPLEIDLEYCKGCGVCAEECPRQAIEMVEGRSPGGKERKE, from the coding sequence ATGACCGAAAAGATTGAAAAAACCACCGTCGCCGCGTCCCAACCCGCGGCAGGCGAAGCAGGGAGAACGGGCGATTGGCGATCTCAGACTCCCATCATCGACCAGGAAAAGTGTTCGCAAAAGGATTCATGTCTGCTCTGCTGGCTTTACTGCCCCGACGGGGTGATTACACGGGAATTCCCTCTTGAGATAGACCTGGAGTACTGCAAAGGGTGCGGGGTTTGTGCGGAAGAGTGTCCGCGCCAGGCCATCGAGATGGTCGAGGGAAGAAGCCCGGGCGGAAAAGAACGGAAAGAGTAA
- a CDS encoding 2-oxoacid:acceptor oxidoreductase family protein — MNESYEIVWHGRGGQGAVTAAKILTEAAYYQGFKGVSAKPTYFSERRGAPVSVHTRISREPVRTFSNVVSPDVAVVLDDNLLDMVNVTANLKEGGFLIINSSRTPQELGIQGPFTIAVADAFRSSETAGLIVEGNVLISTSILGPFAAALDLVSVENIRRAIEKNFQGRGLERNLRALDLAFEGTRIFEPQLPRASTGG; from the coding sequence ATGAATGAATCTTACGAAATAGTCTGGCACGGCCGCGGAGGACAGGGCGCGGTCACAGCAGCCAAAATACTTACTGAGGCGGCCTATTACCAGGGCTTCAAGGGAGTAAGCGCCAAGCCGACTTACTTTTCAGAGCGACGAGGCGCCCCGGTAAGCGTTCACACCAGGATTTCCCGGGAGCCGGTCCGCACGTTTTCGAATGTGGTTTCACCCGACGTGGCCGTGGTGCTGGACGACAACCTGTTGGACATGGTCAATGTTACCGCTAACCTTAAAGAAGGCGGTTTTTTGATCATAAATTCCTCCCGGACGCCGCAGGAACTTGGGATTCAAGGTCCCTTTACAATAGCGGTCGCGGACGCGTTCCGTTCTTCCGAAACCGCGGGGCTCATTGTTGAAGGCAACGTCTTGATTTCCACGTCCATACTGGGCCCTTTTGCTGCGGCATTGGATCTGGTCTCCGTGGAGAACATTCGCCGAGCAATAGAGAAGAACTTCCAGGGCCGCGGACTCGAAAGGAACCTCCGGGCACTCGATCTGGCCTTTGAGGGCACTCGAATTTTCGAGCCGCAGCTTCCTCGGGCTTCTACGGGTGGGTAA
- a CDS encoding site-specific DNA-methyltransferase — MNSRTSTRSFGTGKREAHDSSAFYARKLFAPVADRGQPLPSSEIPPEHLDRVFQHSSEYMPELPDDSVALMVTSPPYNVGKDYDLDLTLDEYLEFLHKVLAETFRVLLPGGRVAFNVANLGRKPYVPMNAHIARMACDLGFLMRGEIIWIKGKGAGGSCAWGSWMSAGNPTLRDLHEYILIFSKQRFDRPDKGQSTISRDEFMSATTSVWHIPPESARRVGHPAPFPVALVERLVHLYSFEGDVVLDPFMGSGSTAIAAVNCCRRFVGYEIDPTYLSLCMERLAGLTGRFLSA; from the coding sequence TTGAACTCCAGAACATCCACACGCTCTTTCGGCACCGGAAAACGCGAAGCACACGACTCATCCGCGTTCTACGCGAGAAAACTGTTCGCTCCTGTGGCCGATAGGGGGCAACCGCTCCCTTCCAGCGAAATACCTCCAGAGCACTTGGATCGAGTTTTCCAGCACTCCTCGGAGTACATGCCGGAGCTGCCGGACGACTCTGTGGCGCTAATGGTCACCTCACCGCCGTACAATGTGGGTAAGGACTACGACCTTGATTTGACGCTCGATGAATACCTCGAATTTCTCCACAAGGTCCTTGCCGAAACCTTCAGGGTGCTGCTGCCGGGTGGCAGGGTCGCTTTCAATGTGGCCAACCTGGGCCGGAAACCGTATGTCCCTATGAATGCTCACATTGCCAGGATGGCCTGCGATTTGGGCTTTCTCATGCGAGGCGAGATTATCTGGATAAAAGGCAAAGGCGCAGGCGGATCTTGCGCATGGGGCTCGTGGATGTCCGCGGGTAATCCGACCCTAAGGGACCTGCACGAGTATATCCTGATCTTCTCGAAGCAACGGTTCGATCGGCCGGACAAAGGACAATCGACCATTTCTCGTGACGAATTCATGTCCGCTACCACCAGCGTATGGCATATCCCCCCGGAGTCGGCTCGACGTGTGGGGCATCCTGCCCCGTTTCCAGTGGCCCTGGTGGAACGTCTCGTGCACCTTTACTCCTTCGAGGGTGATGTTGTGCTCGACCCGTTCATGGGAAGCGGCTCTACCGCGATTGCCGCGGTGAATTGCTGCCGCCGTTTTGTCGGGTACGAGATTGACCCTACCTACCTCTCCCTTTGCATGGAACGTCTAGCCGGCCTCACCGGCCGATTCCTTTCCGCTTGA